One Chitinophagales bacterium DNA window includes the following coding sequences:
- the pyrE gene encoding orotate phosphoribosyltransferase → MIFDDKVALTLAEKLLQIKAIKLQAHKPFKWASGWNSPIYCDNRVTLSYPDLRTYIKKHLAQLISDRFPDVQLIMGVATAGIAQGALVAEYLGLPFAYVRPEPKKHGMGKQIEGRVEIGQRVVLIEDLVSTGKSCIKTFSALEEAELELLGTAAIFSYGFEQARENFKNAGSIYYSLSDYNALLKIALQNGDIKEADLALLNEWRNAPEVWGR, encoded by the coding sequence ATGATTTTTGACGATAAAGTAGCACTAACGCTTGCAGAAAAACTGCTGCAAATAAAAGCAATAAAATTACAAGCTCATAAACCTTTCAAATGGGCATCAGGTTGGAATTCTCCGATTTATTGCGACAATAGAGTCACACTTTCTTATCCCGATTTGAGAACTTATATTAAAAAGCATTTGGCACAATTGATCTCCGATCGTTTTCCCGATGTGCAATTGATAATGGGTGTTGCAACTGCCGGGATTGCGCAGGGGGCTTTGGTGGCTGAGTACCTGGGCTTACCTTTCGCTTATGTACGTCCTGAACCAAAAAAACACGGTATGGGCAAGCAAATAGAAGGCCGTGTCGAAATTGGTCAGCGAGTGGTTTTAATTGAAGACCTGGTATCTACAGGAAAAAGTTGTATAAAAACTTTTTCTGCACTGGAAGAAGCAGAACTGGAATTGTTGGGGACTGCTGCAATCTTTTCCTATGGATTTGAGCAGGCAAGGGAAAATTTTAAAAATGCCGGTTCGATCTACTACAGCCTTTCAGATTATAATGCGCTGCTTAAAATAGCCTTGCAAAATGGCGATATCAAAGAAGCTGATTTAGCTTTGTTGAACGAATGGAGAAATGCACCAGAAGTTTGGGGAAGGTAA
- a CDS encoding NUDIX domain-containing protein has protein sequence MSQNYQIFFNKSLISIAFKEGAGREVYFSNLQNPIRLSEKRKFKAAFKAGLLEIEHGSMEELEILSNDPKAVFKAVKSCFDEYIKAGGGIVRNSMGEILFIFRKKKWDLPKGKIEKGETIKEGARREVMEECGIEQLKVRQKIATTFHAYEMKQKSVLKKTNWYLMFSDATQFTPQQEEDISKVRWIKSTKMKKVYKNTYRNIKSLLKGYLGESKNNQIFPQ, from the coding sequence ATGTCCCAAAACTATCAAATCTTTTTCAATAAAAGCCTGATTTCAATAGCTTTCAAAGAAGGAGCTGGCCGGGAAGTTTATTTCTCCAATCTTCAAAACCCCATACGGCTATCAGAAAAACGCAAATTCAAGGCTGCTTTTAAGGCGGGTTTGTTGGAAATTGAACACGGCTCAATGGAAGAATTGGAAATATTATCCAATGATCCAAAAGCTGTTTTCAAAGCTGTGAAAAGCTGTTTTGACGAATACATTAAAGCCGGTGGTGGAATTGTCCGCAACAGCATGGGGGAAATTCTCTTTATTTTTCGCAAGAAAAAATGGGACCTGCCCAAAGGAAAAATTGAAAAGGGAGAAACCATTAAAGAAGGCGCGCGCAGGGAAGTAATGGAAGAATGTGGAATTGAGCAGCTTAAAGTGCGCCAAAAAATTGCCACTACATTCCACGCTTATGAAATGAAGCAAAAAAGTGTGCTGAAAAAAACCAATTGGTACCTGATGTTTTCCGATGCCACACAATTCACTCCACAGCAAGAAGAAGACATTAGTAAAGTGCGCTGGATTAAATCAACAAAAATGAAAAAGGTGTATAAAAACACCTACCGGAATATCAAAAGTTTGCTGAAGGGATATTTGGGCGAATCAAAAAATAATCAAATATTCCCTCAATAA
- a CDS encoding methyltransferase yields the protein MNHISTFRFKQFQLIQSENHLKITTEATLFAAWVNAEKAQNILDIGAGTGVLSLMLAQKSNAQIEAIEIQKGAMEICADNFKNSPWKKRLKIHHSSIQNFDSAEKYDAIVCNPPFFFKQSKRKQESKNRAMHNESLSLGDLIYAVLRLLQKSGKFYVLLPPETMQHFVLLASENGLYLHEKLQLIHKPGKPVLREAACFAFQKPKSLDVQQLIIRNPDESYSNAYRELLREYLIIF from the coding sequence ATGAACCATATTTCAACTTTCCGTTTCAAACAATTCCAGCTTATCCAAAGTGAAAACCATCTCAAAATAACAACTGAGGCTACCCTCTTTGCGGCTTGGGTCAATGCAGAAAAAGCACAAAACATATTGGACATAGGAGCGGGAACAGGTGTCTTGAGCTTGATGCTGGCACAAAAATCAAATGCCCAAATTGAGGCCATTGAAATTCAAAAAGGAGCAATGGAAATTTGTGCTGATAATTTCAAAAACAGTCCCTGGAAAAAGCGATTGAAGATTCATCATAGCAGCATTCAAAATTTTGATTCTGCTGAAAAATACGATGCCATAGTTTGTAATCCGCCCTTTTTCTTTAAGCAGAGCAAAAGAAAACAGGAGTCCAAAAACAGGGCTATGCACAATGAATCTTTGAGCCTTGGGGATTTGATATATGCCGTTTTAAGATTGCTTCAAAAAAGCGGCAAATTTTATGTGCTTTTGCCGCCTGAAACCATGCAGCATTTTGTATTGCTCGCGTCTGAAAATGGATTGTATCTACATGAAAAATTGCAATTGATCCATAAACCCGGAAAACCGGTTTTGCGCGAAGCCGCTTGCTTTGCTTTTCAGAAGCCTAAATCACTTGATGTTCAGCAATTGATCATACGCAATCCTGACGAGTCTTATTCCAATGCTTATCGGGAATTATTGAGGGAATATTTGATTATTTTTTGA
- the purD gene encoding phosphoribosylamine--glycine ligase, giving the protein MRILLIGSGGREHALAWKLAQSPKCEKLFIAPGNPGTAQHGENISLDTTNFEKVADFAVQEKINMIVVGPEDPLVNGISDYFYDHSDLNHIAVIGPVKAGALLEGSKAYAKAFMKENNIPTAGYTEITADNLEEGMDIIDKKTTPIVLKADGLAAGKGVLILLDEKAAKRSLREMIMDEKFGEASQKVVIEDFLDGIEFSVFALCDGENYKLLPTAKDYKRIGEGDKGLNTGGMGAVSPVPFVDEALMQKVEERIVKPTIEGLKKRNIEYKGFIYFGLIKVGNDPYVIEYNVRLGDPEAQVVIPSIKSDLVDLFEATANGKLNEIGIEKDSRSCATVVLVSGGYPEAYEKGKEISLPRETNDSIIFHAGTKTDDGLLKTSGGRVLAITSFDDTLKKALEKSKRLCDTIDFDKKYYRKDIGFDVLT; this is encoded by the coding sequence ATGCGCATATTACTCATTGGCTCGGGAGGCAGGGAACATGCTTTGGCCTGGAAATTGGCACAAAGCCCTAAATGTGAAAAATTATTTATTGCCCCTGGCAACCCCGGAACTGCACAGCATGGCGAAAATATTTCCCTGGATACCACTAATTTTGAAAAAGTAGCGGACTTTGCCGTTCAGGAAAAAATAAACATGATTGTTGTTGGCCCTGAAGATCCTTTGGTAAATGGTATCAGCGACTATTTTTACGATCACTCCGATTTAAACCATATCGCAGTTATTGGCCCGGTAAAAGCAGGTGCTTTGCTGGAAGGCAGCAAAGCTTATGCAAAAGCATTTATGAAAGAAAACAATATTCCCACAGCTGGTTATACTGAAATAACTGCCGATAATCTGGAAGAGGGAATGGATATAATCGATAAAAAAACAACACCTATAGTGCTAAAAGCCGATGGCTTAGCTGCCGGAAAAGGAGTTTTGATTTTATTGGATGAAAAGGCTGCCAAACGCAGTTTGCGCGAAATGATCATGGATGAAAAATTCGGTGAAGCTTCACAAAAAGTGGTCATTGAGGATTTTTTGGATGGCATTGAATTCTCCGTATTTGCATTATGTGATGGAGAAAACTATAAACTGCTTCCCACTGCCAAGGATTACAAACGCATTGGCGAAGGAGACAAAGGCTTGAACACAGGCGGAATGGGCGCGGTGAGTCCGGTGCCTTTTGTAGATGAAGCATTGATGCAGAAAGTAGAGGAGCGCATTGTAAAACCTACCATTGAGGGCTTAAAAAAACGCAATATCGAGTACAAGGGATTTATCTATTTCGGCCTGATAAAAGTAGGAAACGATCCTTATGTAATTGAATACAATGTGAGACTTGGTGATCCCGAGGCACAAGTGGTCATTCCTTCCATAAAATCCGATTTGGTGGATTTGTTTGAGGCCACTGCCAATGGCAAGCTGAATGAGATTGGGATTGAGAAAGATTCCCGCTCATGTGCTACAGTGGTTTTGGTTTCAGGAGGTTATCCTGAAGCTTATGAAAAAGGCAAAGAAATATCCCTTCCCAGGGAAACAAATGATAGTATTATTTTTCACGCTGGCACCAAAACAGACGATGGTTTATTGAAAACCAGCGGAGGAAGGGTTTTGGCCATCACCTCTTTTGACGATACATTAAAAAAGGCGCTGGAAAAATCCAAACGCCTTTGTGATACCATTGATTTCGATAAAAAATACTACCGAAAGGATATCGGTTTTGATGTACTTACATAG
- a CDS encoding YceI family protein produces MKTKTQLFTMALALLFFAACQGGGESNSSAEEKEAESEVKDSKEDSEESGLSTTYVLDPQTSQIKWEGTKKFIEFSHKGTIKFKNGKIRVENGAITDAEFTVDMTTIDNTDLKGKDGYEKLVGHLKSDDFFYVERFPEATFELTKIGQSEADGFSHTATGNLTIRGNTNEVNFPINIEYDEAKFNANGAMVFDRTKFDVKYGSDDFFEVVKDKAIKNQVKLTLIIKGAAQAM; encoded by the coding sequence ATGAAAACTAAGACTCAATTATTTACAATGGCTTTGGCACTCCTGTTTTTTGCCGCTTGCCAGGGCGGGGGTGAATCAAATTCCTCTGCTGAAGAAAAGGAAGCTGAATCAGAAGTGAAAGATTCCAAAGAGGACAGTGAAGAATCCGGCCTCTCAACTACTTATGTGCTTGATCCGCAAACATCCCAGATCAAATGGGAAGGCACCAAAAAATTTATTGAATTTTCCCATAAAGGAACTATAAAGTTTAAAAACGGAAAGATCAGAGTTGAGAATGGCGCAATCACGGATGCAGAGTTTACAGTAGACATGACTACCATTGACAATACCGATCTGAAAGGAAAAGATGGTTATGAAAAACTGGTAGGGCACTTAAAATCGGACGATTTCTTCTATGTAGAAAGATTTCCGGAGGCCACTTTTGAATTGACTAAGATTGGGCAAAGTGAAGCGGATGGTTTTTCACATACCGCTACTGGAAACCTTACTATCAGAGGAAATACCAATGAAGTAAACTTTCCCATAAATATTGAGTATGATGAAGCCAAATTCAATGCTAACGGAGCAATGGTTTTTGACCGCACCAAATTTGATGTAAAATACGGATCGGATGATTTCTTTGAAGTGGTGAAAGACAAGGCCATTAAAAACCAGGTGAAACTTACACTGATTATAAAGGGAGCTGCACAGGCTATGTAA
- the paaN gene encoding phenylacetic acid degradation protein PaaN yields the protein MALSENYRQIIEGAIKAIEARKFYAQYPEHPKAYPEDATQKAESYFKGLLNKKFEELQQGNPAEWIGEEVSPYTSDALGITYPAFDVDTLVENADNAFQSWKKVSVEDRAEVLVEALEKIKERFFDIAFATMHSTGQSFMMSFQASGPHSNDRALEAMALAYQELTRYPSQVEWEKPMGKFSVKLEKSFKPIPKGVALAIGCSTFPVWNSVPGIFASLMTGNSVIVKPHPGAVLPIAIVVAEIQNALKEKGLNTLTVQLAVDKKEVPNTIELAEHPKVKLIDYTGGNTFGDYVESLPGKTVFTEKAGVNSVILDSTNDLKDTLGNLSFSVSLYSGQMCTAPQNFFVPESGVKTPDGNVSFDEVVEGFKKAVSGLANHPKMGAGTLGAIQNENTLNRVKSAKQLGGELVLEPAKAENAEFSNARVCAPGIIKVNADQLNIYEKELFGPLVVFVKTKNTDQSIELAKNMAERKGAITCAAYSTDAKVIDRILEEMESVFTPVSLNLSGPIWVNQNAGFSDFHVSGGNPAGNASFTNPEFVNKRFVWVGHKKIA from the coding sequence ATGGCATTAAGTGAAAATTATAGACAGATTATTGAAGGCGCTATTAAAGCAATAGAAGCTCGTAAATTTTATGCGCAATATCCCGAGCATCCCAAAGCATATCCTGAAGATGCTACACAAAAAGCTGAAAGCTATTTCAAAGGGCTGCTCAACAAAAAGTTTGAAGAATTGCAACAAGGCAATCCGGCAGAATGGATAGGAGAAGAAGTTTCTCCATACACATCTGATGCACTGGGCATTACTTATCCGGCCTTTGATGTAGATACTTTAGTTGAAAATGCTGACAATGCCTTTCAAAGTTGGAAGAAAGTATCTGTAGAAGACCGTGCAGAAGTACTGGTTGAAGCCCTGGAAAAAATCAAAGAACGCTTTTTTGACATCGCTTTTGCTACTATGCACAGCACCGGACAGTCTTTTATGATGTCTTTTCAGGCATCCGGCCCACATTCCAATGATCGCGCACTGGAAGCGATGGCCTTGGCCTATCAAGAGCTTACCCGTTATCCCAGCCAGGTAGAATGGGAAAAGCCTATGGGCAAATTTTCAGTAAAGCTGGAAAAAAGTTTTAAGCCAATTCCAAAAGGAGTAGCATTGGCCATTGGTTGTTCTACTTTTCCCGTTTGGAATAGTGTGCCCGGTATTTTTGCTTCGCTGATGACTGGAAATAGTGTCATTGTAAAACCACATCCCGGAGCAGTTTTGCCCATCGCTATAGTAGTAGCTGAAATTCAAAATGCACTGAAGGAAAAAGGATTGAATACTTTGACTGTTCAGTTGGCAGTAGATAAAAAAGAAGTCCCCAATACCATAGAGCTGGCAGAACATCCAAAAGTAAAATTGATAGACTATACCGGAGGAAATACTTTTGGAGACTATGTAGAAAGCTTGCCCGGAAAAACAGTATTCACCGAAAAAGCAGGTGTCAATTCAGTTATTTTGGACTCTACTAATGACCTGAAAGATACCCTGGGCAATTTGTCCTTTTCTGTATCCCTGTATTCAGGACAGATGTGTACAGCGCCACAAAACTTTTTTGTCCCGGAAAGCGGAGTGAAAACCCCCGATGGAAATGTCTCTTTTGATGAAGTCGTAGAAGGCTTTAAAAAAGCAGTATCAGGTCTGGCCAATCACCCGAAAATGGGGGCTGGTACCTTGGGCGCCATTCAGAACGAAAACACTTTAAACCGTGTAAAATCTGCAAAACAATTGGGCGGAGAACTGGTTTTGGAACCTGCTAAAGCGGAAAACGCAGAATTTTCCAATGCAAGGGTTTGTGCACCGGGCATTATTAAGGTAAATGCCGATCAATTGAATATTTATGAAAAAGAGTTGTTTGGACCGCTCGTGGTTTTTGTAAAAACAAAAAATACCGACCAGTCTATTGAGCTGGCAAAAAATATGGCAGAAAGGAAGGGCGCAATTACCTGTGCAGCATACAGCACCGATGCAAAAGTTATTGATAGAATTTTGGAAGAAATGGAGTCTGTGTTTACCCCGGTAAGTTTGAATTTATCAGGCCCAATTTGGGTCAACCAAAATGCGGGATTTTCAGACTTTCATGTTTCGGGAGGAAACCCTGCCGGGAATGCCAGTTTTACGAATCCCGAATTTGTAAATAAACGATTTGTTTGGGTTGGACATAAAAAAATTGCTTAA
- the lysA gene encoding diaminopimelate decarboxylase has product MEIVNGRYQMGGKDLLKVAAEFDTPLYVYHAEKIQEQYRKLTKAFSASNVKIKYACKALSNINILKILKDEGSGLDTVSINEIRLGLEAGYDPKDIIYTPNGISFEEIKEAVELGVQINIDNTSILEQFGHHFGGSVPVCIRINPHILAGGNVKISTGHIDSKFGISIYQLRHVERLVASTGIHVNGLHMHTGSDILDVNVFLQGAEMLFDAAAHFKNLDFIDFGSGFKIPYKPGDIGTDIDELGAQLSQRFNDFCKDYGKDLELWFEPGKFLVSEAGVFLATVNVLKQTTATVFAGVDSGLNHLIRPMFYDAYHHISNISNPNGKDRIYTVVGYICETDTFAWDRVIHEIREGDILAFQNAGAYGMMMASNYNSRFRPAEVLIKDGKAHLIRKRETMKDLLRNQVVLKD; this is encoded by the coding sequence ATGGAAATTGTTAATGGCCGCTATCAAATGGGCGGTAAAGACTTATTGAAAGTTGCTGCGGAATTTGATACTCCGCTTTATGTTTATCATGCCGAAAAAATTCAGGAGCAATACAGAAAGCTCACAAAGGCCTTTTCAGCAAGCAATGTAAAGATTAAGTACGCCTGTAAAGCACTTTCGAATATTAATATCCTTAAGATACTTAAAGATGAAGGTTCGGGATTGGATACCGTTTCAATCAATGAAATAAGGCTTGGGCTGGAAGCGGGATATGACCCCAAAGACATCATCTATACACCGAATGGAATTTCATTTGAAGAAATCAAAGAAGCAGTAGAATTAGGAGTACAGATCAATATTGACAACACTTCTATTCTGGAGCAATTTGGGCATCACTTTGGTGGATCAGTGCCTGTTTGTATCCGAATCAATCCACATATTCTTGCAGGAGGAAATGTAAAAATTTCTACCGGACATATCGATTCCAAATTTGGCATTTCCATTTATCAATTGCGCCATGTAGAGCGGTTGGTCGCTTCTACAGGAATTCATGTGAATGGATTGCACATGCACACCGGCTCAGATATTCTTGATGTGAATGTCTTTTTGCAAGGGGCAGAAATGCTATTTGATGCAGCAGCACATTTTAAAAATCTCGACTTTATTGATTTCGGCAGCGGCTTCAAAATTCCCTACAAACCCGGAGATATCGGAACTGATATAGATGAATTGGGCGCACAACTATCGCAGCGATTCAATGATTTTTGTAAGGACTACGGAAAAGACCTGGAGCTTTGGTTTGAACCCGGCAAATTTCTGGTGAGCGAAGCCGGTGTATTTCTCGCAACCGTTAATGTATTGAAACAAACTACTGCCACAGTTTTTGCAGGAGTGGACTCAGGTCTCAATCATTTGATCCGGCCTATGTTTTACGATGCTTATCACCATATCAGCAATATTTCCAACCCTAATGGAAAAGACCGCATATACACCGTAGTCGGCTATATTTGCGAGACAGATACTTTTGCCTGGGATCGTGTAATTCACGAAATTCGCGAGGGCGATATTCTGGCTTTTCAAAATGCCGGAGCCTATGGCATGATGATGGCCTCCAATTACAATTCGCGGTTCCGCCCTGCCGAGGTTTTGATCAAAGATGGAAAAGCACACTTAATCAGAAAGCGGGAAACCATGAAAGACCTACTGCGCAATCAGGTTGTTTTGAAGGATTAA
- a CDS encoding ATP-binding protein — MNNPKAAHVRFSYTSLKPTAFGLTVLSAFFTFYNYFLLQGPEKWIILALTSFATTVYFALFLILRKENALYNYTSLLTGVIFILPYFNTLLHMWLYNDPLQTSNILLLHVGVGIIVIKRSWFAGIITITTLVWLIIAVQLGFSSEWGHYVFSLIAAIILAFIANSIIQLNFKNLEEARETEQQQNKELKVAKTELEKQSEELKTSLVKVEQAKEIALQASKAKENFLSTMSHELRTPLNAVIGLTNLLVENNPREDQLDDLETLQFSADNLLSLINDILDFSKIEAGKIQLEQVSFRPEKLLDNLQRSFQNKAQEKGIKLSFEIDQLPAEVLIGDPVRLTQIMNNLISNALKFTDKGTVKFNCKLIDTKEDHLILRWEVQDTGIGIPKEKQKAIFEAFEQADSNTTRKFGGTGLGLSITRKLVQLMGGELKVESEENKGALFYFTITLKLAKNQQDQTKVKIDDKKASSKSTQLPELPKNIKVLIVEDNEINIKVVSKILKNNGVAHEIVKDGSSACQLIQNKQYHLVLMDLQMPIMDGYEATKNIRAMDDEYFKNVPIIALTASVLLDVQEGVLEAGMNDYVSKPIEVNILLEKMIKVLAESPVPK; from the coding sequence ATGAATAACCCTAAAGCAGCACATGTTAGATTCTCTTATACAAGCTTAAAGCCTACTGCTTTTGGCCTTACTGTACTTTCTGCTTTTTTCACATTTTACAATTATTTTTTACTGCAAGGCCCTGAAAAGTGGATAATACTTGCCCTGACTTCTTTTGCAACTACTGTATATTTCGCTTTATTTCTGATTCTCAGAAAAGAAAATGCGCTCTACAATTACACCTCATTACTTACCGGAGTTATTTTTATACTGCCCTATTTTAATACACTTCTGCACATGTGGTTGTATAATGATCCATTGCAAACAAGTAACATTTTATTACTACATGTGGGAGTGGGAATTATTGTAATAAAGCGTTCCTGGTTTGCTGGAATTATCACAATCACAACACTTGTCTGGCTTATTATTGCTGTTCAATTAGGGTTTAGCTCAGAATGGGGGCACTATGTTTTTTCATTAATTGCAGCAATTATTCTTGCCTTTATTGCCAACAGCATTATACAGCTGAACTTTAAAAACCTCGAAGAAGCACGGGAAACAGAGCAGCAGCAAAACAAAGAATTAAAGGTGGCTAAAACCGAACTGGAAAAACAATCGGAAGAATTAAAGACAAGCCTAGTAAAAGTAGAACAAGCCAAAGAAATAGCGCTTCAAGCTTCAAAAGCCAAGGAAAACTTCCTCTCAACAATGAGCCATGAATTGCGCACTCCCTTAAATGCAGTAATTGGCTTAACCAATCTTTTGGTCGAAAACAATCCGCGCGAAGACCAGCTGGATGATCTTGAAACACTGCAATTTTCAGCCGATAACTTGCTATCGTTGATTAATGATATCCTCGATTTTTCTAAAATAGAAGCCGGTAAAATACAACTGGAGCAGGTGTCTTTTAGACCTGAAAAATTATTGGATAATTTGCAGCGTTCATTTCAGAATAAAGCCCAGGAAAAAGGAATTAAACTAAGTTTTGAAATTGACCAATTACCTGCAGAAGTATTGATAGGCGATCCTGTTCGGCTTACCCAAATAATGAACAATCTGATCAGCAATGCATTGAAATTTACCGATAAAGGAACCGTAAAATTTAATTGCAAACTGATTGATACAAAGGAAGACCATTTAATTTTAAGATGGGAGGTACAAGACACTGGTATTGGTATTCCAAAGGAGAAACAAAAGGCAATTTTTGAGGCTTTCGAACAGGCCGACAGCAATACAACACGAAAATTTGGAGGCACAGGTCTGGGCCTGAGTATTACCCGTAAATTGGTGCAGTTGATGGGTGGTGAATTAAAAGTTGAAAGCGAAGAAAACAAAGGGGCGTTGTTTTACTTCACAATTACATTGAAGCTGGCCAAAAATCAACAAGACCAAACCAAAGTTAAGATTGATGATAAAAAGGCAAGTTCTAAATCTACTCAGCTGCCGGAATTGCCCAAAAACATTAAAGTGCTGATTGTAGAAGACAATGAGATAAACATCAAGGTTGTTTCTAAAATTCTAAAAAACAACGGGGTGGCCCATGAAATTGTAAAAGACGGAAGTTCTGCCTGTCAGCTTATTCAAAATAAGCAGTACCACCTGGTTTTAATGGATTTGCAAATGCCTATAATGGATGGTTATGAAGCCACTAAAAATATCCGTGCTATGGATGATGAGTACTTTAAAAATGTACCCATAATAGCACTCACTGCATCTGTATTGCTGGATGTACAAGAAGGGGTGCTCGAAGCCGGAATGAATGATTATGTCAGTAAGCCAATAGAAGTAAACATACTACTCGAAAAAATGATCAAGGTATTGGCTGAAAGTCCCGTTCCTAAATAA
- a CDS encoding POT family MFS transporter, translated as MSHDRSVGMPKGIPYIIGNEAAERFSYYGMKAILVVFMTGYLRMNDNDATIWLHTFGIGVYATPLIGALLSDLVFGKYKTIMSLSIVYCLGHLVLALFETQNGLAAGLTLIAIGSGGIKPCVSAHVGDQFGSKNKHLIERVFSYFYLSINLGAFISTLATPFLLQIYGPSVAFGVPGLLMFIATFIFWLGRKKFIAIRPMRNEFLKDIKSRRGIKCVLTLSVIYVFIAVFWALFDQTASTWVLQAKSSFMDKSVDIFGFSFTLLPAQIQAANPLFILLFTPLFTFLVYPLFSRFGRVKPMWKITVGMFIAALSFVIVGYAEGLIQNGITVSIMWQFVAFAILTAAEVMVSITALEFSYTQAPNSMKSFIMGLYMLSVSLGNSITTVVNKFIIKPIEVENVITGKNTAIEVKNAEDYIVGQKINIDQLEGVYLDAAKETALNGTFIIEKIDTESGLMQVIDVERKGLETFGETKSFEKAELSTFKLTGSNYFYFFAALMCGTAVLFIILAIFYREEVYIQSEEDIE; from the coding sequence ATGTCACACGATCGGTCAGTGGGCATGCCCAAAGGCATTCCCTACATCATTGGCAATGAAGCCGCAGAAAGATTTAGCTACTACGGTATGAAAGCCATACTGGTGGTTTTTATGACCGGTTATTTGCGCATGAACGACAATGATGCGACTATTTGGCTGCACACATTTGGAATCGGAGTTTATGCCACCCCTTTAATTGGCGCCTTATTATCAGATTTGGTTTTTGGCAAATACAAAACCATCATGAGCTTGTCTATAGTCTATTGCTTGGGGCATTTGGTTTTGGCTTTATTTGAAACGCAAAATGGACTGGCAGCCGGGCTCACTCTTATTGCTATTGGATCGGGAGGTATTAAGCCCTGTGTTTCAGCGCATGTGGGCGATCAGTTTGGATCCAAAAATAAGCACCTTATAGAAAGAGTGTTCAGCTATTTTTACCTGTCAATTAATCTCGGGGCTTTTATCTCCACTCTTGCTACCCCTTTTCTTCTGCAAATATATGGGCCCTCTGTAGCCTTTGGTGTTCCCGGATTACTCATGTTTATCGCCACCTTTATTTTTTGGCTGGGGAGAAAGAAATTCATTGCTATCCGACCGATGCGGAATGAATTTTTAAAAGACATTAAAAGCAGAAGAGGTATTAAATGTGTGCTTACGCTAAGTGTTATTTATGTTTTTATAGCAGTTTTCTGGGCACTTTTTGATCAAACAGCTTCTACCTGGGTCTTGCAGGCCAAGAGCAGTTTTATGGACAAATCTGTAGATATTTTTGGATTCTCCTTTACACTTTTGCCCGCACAGATACAAGCTGCCAATCCCCTGTTTATTTTATTATTTACACCGCTTTTCACTTTTTTAGTATACCCCTTATTTTCCCGCTTTGGCCGGGTAAAACCCATGTGGAAGATCACAGTTGGGATGTTTATTGCTGCCCTCTCTTTTGTGATTGTAGGTTATGCAGAAGGTTTGATTCAAAATGGCATTACGGTAAGCATAATGTGGCAATTTGTGGCTTTTGCCATTCTTACTGCCGCAGAAGTAATGGTTTCAATTACTGCACTGGAATTTTCTTATACGCAGGCTCCAAATTCTATGAAATCCTTTATTATGGGATTGTATATGCTTTCCGTTTCGCTGGGAAACAGCATCACTACAGTAGTGAATAAATTTATAATAAAACCCATTGAGGTAGAAAATGTAATCACCGGAAAAAATACTGCCATTGAAGTTAAAAATGCCGAAGATTATATTGTAGGGCAGAAGATCAATATTGATCAATTAGAGGGCGTTTATCTGGATGCTGCTAAGGAAACCGCCCTGAACGGTACATTTATTATTGAGAAAATTGATACAGAAAGCGGTTTGATGCAAGTGATAGATGTTGAACGCAAAGGACTTGAGACATTTGGAGAAACTAAAAGTTTTGAAAAAGCGGAACTCAGTACTTTTAAGCTTACGGGGAGCAATTATTTTTATTTCTTTGCTGCACTTATGTGCGGAACTGCCGTGCTATTTATAATTTTGGCAATATTCTATAGGGAAGAAGTCTATATCCAGTCAGAAGAAGATATTGAATAG